One Ornithodoros turicata isolate Travis unplaced genomic scaffold, ASM3712646v1 Chromosome53, whole genome shotgun sequence genomic region harbors:
- the LOC135374304 gene encoding uncharacterized protein K02A2.6-like: MNQARLPEFVPGSSWNSWRERLEFFLFEANNVQDAAKKRALLFTFCGEQTYDKVRDLLHPFTPAQVPYDDIIERLSSHFETGPSELLGRWRFHKRDQLPQETISEYVDALRALAKDCNFGNVAVPLPLPLAPTTRSPPTAHGDSPATQTATMASAIASPSQATVSQAPTTAVPASAKTILPLEVMLRDRFICGPRDVHLQQRLLSERNITFQMAGDTAKAMESTVSQQASMRSREENKVLQTSATRSPKKNKLPKPSKKCYRCDGAHNQKSCPHRNSTCQFYKKLGHIEKACITKKKKQASGTRSSGRQQANSLTADEADSWNSLFTVNSMSQSTESLTVWVTVNERPCCFEVDSGASFSIMSENTFNQQWDSNRPRLLKAALKLRTSTGTPLQVRGKARVTVQLHRKQAKLDLYIVAGTGTSLLGRDWFEPLGISLSGIHRVMESQCQPLLDQFSTLFNGNISGHVGDPIHIELQPNAVPRFLKSSTVPLALRTAVDKELDKLKEQGILKPVSSSTWATPLVTVRKQNGTLRLCGDYRSTVNQAVAKAAYPLPTVDDMLALVQGGRIFSRIDLQQAYQQLRVDDASSELLTVNTPRGLFRVKRLPFGVSVSPLVFQKYMDSLLAGLEGVGAYLDDILISGSTLDEHNKRLRSVLKRLTDAGLKVRLEKCLFGVQELEYLGYHISAAGIRPTQVKVKAILQAPNPRNKKELQSFLGLLSFYNRFLKDRASVAEPLYRLLHKDTPWFWGSQEQDAIDKLKQLLAAAPVLAHFDVNRPVLLACDASPYGIGAVLSQRTQNHLEVPVAFASRTLSKAEQNYAQLDKEGLAVAFGMKHFHHFVAGRHITVVTDHKPLLGIFSQEKQIPAVLSPRMLRWCLLLSAYDYTLIYRLAHRHQNADALSRLPLPTTANEDTATGDILMLESVECEPLTPRHIASLTKEDPILSKVFQAVQTGDFSSWREQAFTPYRRRTSELSTCKGCVILGSRVILPKKAQSLALRMLHANHPGIAAMKSTARSHFWWPKLDHDIEITVKSCPMCQTWARASSPLVDIEFERPHTPWHTLHMDFAGPIDGWSYLIVIDSFSKWLEVKRMRSTTSARIIEQLRNIFATLGIPRVIVTDNAPNFVSAAMANFYTRNGIKQRTSAPFHPSTNGQAERMVGETKRALTKLTDGTIECRLARFLFKQHTTVSTSTGKTPAELLFGRRFTTPLDWMHPENDSSSHEIPQVLPRSHDFEPDRLVFIRNFAGEQPWIPAVIIKKIGRCSFSAKTADGRVHRRHVDHIKPRLLKSDHVATWETAKASLLNFPLDMQHTPQVTQSHGHSTQEGQSAESNESLRPQSQTPGDLAPQQESSSKDHQPPEPAGLSEQAEHNSEEVNQPANLSSQEQTRNDSTAQSAQKRGRFGREVKTPKRYKGFHLN, from the coding sequence ATGAATCAGGCAAGGCTTCCTGAATTCGTACCAGGCTCCAGTTGGAACTCGTGGCGTGAACGCCTAGAATTTTTTCTCTTCGAGGCGAATAACGTGCAGGACGCAGCTAAGAAAAGGGCTCTGTTGTTCACGTTTTGCGGCGAACAGACCTACGACAAGGTGCGAGACTTGCTGCATCCGTTCACACCGGCGCAAGTTCCGTATGACGACATAATCGAACGTCTGAGCAGCCATTTCGAAACAGGTCCTTCTGAACTTCTAGGGCGCTGGCGTTTTCACAAAAGGGATCAACTTCCTCAAGAGACAATCTCTGAATATGTCGACGCTTTGAGAGCTCTAGCTAAAGACTGCAATTTCGGTAATGTTGCCGTTCCATTACCGCTACCACTTGCACCAACCACACGATCGCCTCCCACGGCGCACGGTGATTCCCCAGCGACCCAAACTGCAACCATGGCTTCAGCGATCGCTTCACCGTCACAAGCAACGGTCTCACAGGCTCCGACGACCGCTGTTCCGGCTTCGGCGAAAACAATTTTACCCTTGGAAGTGATGCTACGAGACAGATTCATCTGTGGTCCGAGGGACGTGCACCTGCAGCAGCGTCTACTCTCCGAAAGGAATATCACATTCCAAATGGCGGGCGACACTGCGAAAGCCATGGAATCCACGGTCTCACAACAGGCAAGCATGCGCAGCAGGGaagaaaacaaagtacttcaaactTCAGCAACCAGAAGCCCAAAGAAGAATAAGCTCCCTAAGCCGTCCAAAAAGTGCTACCGCTGTGACGGTGCGCACAACCAGAAAAGCTGCCCTCACCGAAATTCCACATGCCAGTTCTACAAGAAACTGGGGCATATTGAAAAAGCATGCataacgaagaaaaagaagcaggcTTCCGGCACGCGCTCATCTGGACGTCAACAAGCGAATAGTCTAACTGCCGACGAAGCAGATTCGTGGAACAGCTTATTCACGGTCAACTCCATGAGCCAATCGACTGAGAGCTTAACCGTATGGGTTACGGTAAACGAACGCCCTTGCTGCTTCGAAGTCGATTCCGGTGCATCATTTTCAATAATGAGTGAGAACACCTTCAACCAGCAATGGGACAGCAACAGACCACGTCTACTGAAAGCAGCATTGAAATTGAGGACGTCGACCGGCACACCGCTTCAAGTCCGGGGCAAAGCACGAGTCACCGTTCAGCTACACAGGAAGCAAGCAAAACTCGATCTGTACATCGTCGCGGGAACTGGAACAAGCCTCCTAGGTCGAGACTGGTTTGAGCCACTGGGAATTTCACTGTCTGGCATTCACCGAGTCATGGAGTCACAGTGCCAACCACTACTCGATCAGTTCAGCACCCTTTTTAATGGCAATATATCAGGCCATGTAGGCGACCCTATACACATCGAGCTGCAGCCAAACGCAGTCCCTAGGTTCTTGAAGTCCAGCACAGTGCCACTGGCATTGAGGACAGCAGTCGACAAAGAGTTAGACAAGTTAAAAGAGCAAGGCATTCTGAAACCCGTTTCTTCTTCGACATGGGCTACGCCGCTAGTAACAGTACGGAAGCAGAACGGCACCTTACGTCTATGCGGAGACTACCGTAGCACGGTGAACCAAGCTGTAGCGAAGGCAGCGTATCCGCTTCCCACAGTAGATGATATGCTGGCTCTAGTTCAAGGAGGCAGGATCTTTTCCAGGATCGACCTTCAGCAAGCGTATCAGCAGTTACGAGTGGATGACGCATCCTCCGAGCTACTTACGGTGAACACGCCACGTGGCCTATTTCGTGTCAAACGCTTACCTTTTGGTGTATCTGTCTCGCCTCTGGTATTCCAGAAATACATGGACAGCCTTCTGGCAGGGTTAGAAGGTGTCGGGGCGTACCTCGACGACATTCTCATTTCTGGCAGTACCCTCGACGAGCATAACAAGCGTCTGCGCTCTGTGCTTAAGCGCTTGACTGATGCCGGGCTCAAGGTTCGTCTGGAGAAATGCCTTTTCGGCGTACAAGAACTTGAGTACCTTGGGTATCATATCAGCGCAGCTGGCATCAGACCCACACAAGTCAAGGTCAAAGCTATCCTTCAGGCACCCAACCCAAGGAACAAGAAAGAGCTGCAGTCCTTCTTAGGATTGCTGAGCTTTTACAACCGTTTTCTAAAGGACCGAGCGTCTGTTGCAGAACCCTTGTATCGGTTGCTGCACAAGGACACACCATGGTTTTGGGGATCCCAAGAACAAGACGCTATCGACAAGCTCAAGCAGTTGCTAGCTGCAGCACCAGTATTGGCACATTTCGACGTTAACCGGCCCGTTTTGCTGGCATGTGATGCCTCACCATACGGCATAGGCGCAGTCCTTTCGCAAAGGACACAGAACCACTTGGAGGTTCCAGTGGCGTTCGCCTCACGGACACTCAGCAAAGCCGAGCAGAACTACGCGCAGCTAGACAAGGAAGGCTTAGCGGTGGCATTTGGTATGAAGCACTTTCATCACTTCGTGGCTGGTAGGCATATAACCGTGGTCACAGATCACAAACCGCTACTTGGCATCTTCAGTCAAGAAAAACAGATACCAGCAGTACTATCGCCTCGGATGCTGCGCTGGTGTCTCTTGTTAAGCGCTTACGATTATACACTGATATATCGTCTGGCTCATCGGCATCAGAACGCAGATGCGTTGAGTCGTCTTCCGCTTCCAACCACAGCTAATGAGGACACTGCTACTGGAGACATTTTAATGCTGGAATCAGTCGAGTGTGAACCACTCACACCAAGACACATTGCAAGCTTAACCAAAGAAGACCCTATTTTGTCCAAGGTTTTTCAGGCTGTACAAACCGGCGACTTTTCCAGTTGGAGAGAACAAGCGTTCACACCGTATAGAAGGCGTACCAGTGAGCTTTCCACGTGTAAAGGATGCGTGATTTTGGGCTCACGTGTAATTTTACCCAAGAAAGCACAATCGCTAGCGTTAAGAATGCTCCACGCCAACCACCCGGGTATCGCAGCCATGAAAAGTACAGCAAGAAGCCATTTCTGGTGGCCCAAGCTGGATCATGATATTGAGATCACGGTGAAGAGCTGTCCGATGTGTCAGACTTGGGCTCGCGCTTCTTCGCCACTCGTGGACATAGAGTTCGAGCGTCCCCACACGCCATGGCACACGTTACACATGGACTTCGCGGGACCTATCGACGGTTGGTCGTACCTTATCGTCATAGACTCATTTTCCAAATGGCTCGAAGTCAAGCGCATGCGAAGCACAACGTCAGCACGCATAATAGAACAGTTACGCAACATTTTTGCGACGTTGGGCATCCCTAGGGTAATCGTCACAGACAATGCGCCCAATTTTGTTTCGGCGGCGATGGCGAATTTCTACACAAGGAATGGAATCAAGCAACGAACAAGCGCTCCGTTCCACCCATCCACGAACGGACAAGCAGAAAGGATGGTCGGAGAAACCAAACGTGCTCTCACGAAATTAACTGACGGCACCATCGAGTGTCGGTTAGCACGTTTCTTGTTCAAACAACACACCACAGTGTCTACAAGTACAGGGAAGACCCCGGCGGAGCTCCTCTTCGGGCGGCGCTTCACTACGCCCCTGGATTGGATGCACCCAGAAAATGACTCGTCCAGTCACGAGATTCCCCAAGTTCTTCCACGGTCCCACGACTTTGAACCTGACCGGTTAGTCTTCATTCGCAACTTCGCGGGAGAGCAGCCGTGGATACCGGCCGTTATAATCAAAAAGATCGGTCGTTGTTCATTTTCTGCGAAAACTGCAGACGGCAGAGTTCACCGTCGGCACGTGGACCACATCAAGCCACGTTTGCTGAAGAGCGACCATGTAGCGACATGGGAAACAGCCAAAGCAAGCTTACTCAACTTTCCCCTCGACATGCAGCATACTCCGCAAGTGACTCAGTCACACGGCCATTCAACTCAGGAAGGTCAGTCAGCTGAGAGTAATGAAAGTCTCCGGCCCCAGAGTCAGACCCCAGGTGACTTGGCCCCTCAACAGGAATCTTCAAGCAAGGATCACCAGCCTCCAGAACCAGCTGGCCTCTCTGAGCAGGCAGAGCACAATAGCGAGGAAGTGAACCAGCCGGCAAACCTTTCATCGCAAGAGCAGACAAGAAACGACTCTACAGCACAAAGTGCTCAGAAGAGAGGACGTTTTGGCAGGGAAGTTAAGACGCCTAAGCGCTACAAAGGCTTTCACTTAAATTAG